In BD1-7 clade bacterium, one genomic interval encodes:
- the nasD gene encoding Nitrite reductase [NAD(P)H] → MQNAMQKEKIVIVGNGPVAQKFIEVMLASGKEDQYALTVVGEESRPAYDRVHLTAWFESRNADTIAMADDAFYQDNGITCYTDEKIVGIDRVNKTVISDNGLALPYDSLILATGSYPFVPPMPGHDRDNTFVYRTIDDLEAITAAAEATGNKVGTVVGGGLLGLEAAKALHDLGLETHVVEFAPRLMAVQVDDGGGELLKNKIEALGVGVHTNKATQQIVDGDSAYHRMAFSDDTSLETDLIVFSAGIRPQDQLARDHDIAIGERGGIAIDNVCQTSDPHIYAIGECALWDGRIFGLIAPGNTMATVAAEHITDTGTMQFEGADMSTKLKLMGVDVASIGDAHAKTPGARVYTWFNQPAEVYKKIVVSEDGKYLLGAVLIGDAADYGNLLQLALNKIELPEHPDALILPARDGAASALGVDMLPDTAVICSCNNVTKGDICQAVQDGQVTIGDVKACTKAATSCGGCAALTTQVLNAELENLGMEVNTDLCEHFPYTRQELHHIVRVEKIKTFPELLRKHGKGLGCDICKPTASSILASVWNDFILEDEHRVLQDTNDYFLGNMQKDGTYSIVPRIAAGEITPDKLIVLGQVAKDYDLYTKITGGQRVDLFGARAEQLPVIWKVLIDAGFETGHAYAKSLRTVKSCVGSTWCRYGVDDSVGFAIDIENRYKGIRAPHKIKMAVSGCTRECAEAQSKDVGIIATENGWNLYVCGNGGMKPRHADLFASDLDRETLIRYIDRFLMFYVRTGERLQRTSTWMDNLEGGLDYLRAVVIDDSLGICDELEADMRHLVDAYQCEWKSTIEDADKAKRFNHFVNSEETDSNVVFVRERDQIRPATDEEKPALIASAS, encoded by the coding sequence ATGCAGAATGCCATGCAGAAAGAAAAGATTGTCATAGTAGGCAATGGGCCTGTCGCCCAAAAGTTTATTGAAGTGATGCTCGCAAGCGGCAAGGAAGATCAGTATGCGCTGACGGTGGTCGGCGAAGAATCTCGTCCGGCTTATGATCGAGTACATCTAACAGCCTGGTTTGAAAGTCGTAATGCCGACACTATTGCGATGGCTGATGACGCGTTTTATCAGGACAACGGCATTACTTGCTACACCGACGAGAAGATTGTTGGCATTGATCGAGTCAATAAAACAGTCATTAGTGATAACGGCTTGGCACTGCCGTACGACAGCCTGATTTTAGCAACCGGGTCCTATCCGTTTGTTCCTCCTATGCCTGGGCATGATCGTGACAATACTTTCGTATATCGCACCATTGATGATTTAGAAGCCATTACTGCGGCAGCCGAGGCGACGGGTAACAAGGTTGGTACGGTAGTCGGTGGTGGATTACTCGGTCTTGAGGCCGCGAAGGCGCTGCATGATCTTGGGCTTGAAACGCATGTCGTTGAATTTGCGCCACGTTTGATGGCGGTGCAAGTTGATGATGGCGGCGGTGAATTGCTGAAAAACAAGATAGAAGCTCTCGGTGTTGGCGTTCATACCAACAAAGCCACACAACAAATTGTTGATGGCGACAGTGCTTATCACCGTATGGCATTCTCGGACGATACATCGTTAGAAACTGACCTGATTGTGTTCAGTGCCGGTATCCGTCCACAAGATCAACTCGCTCGTGATCACGATATTGCTATCGGCGAACGTGGTGGAATCGCGATCGATAACGTCTGCCAAACGTCTGATCCGCATATCTATGCCATCGGTGAATGTGCATTGTGGGATGGCCGTATTTTTGGTTTGATCGCGCCAGGCAATACGATGGCAACGGTTGCTGCTGAGCACATTACCGATACCGGTACGATGCAGTTTGAAGGTGCTGATATGAGCACCAAGCTTAAATTGATGGGCGTCGACGTTGCATCCATCGGTGATGCGCATGCAAAAACGCCGGGAGCCAGAGTGTACACTTGGTTTAATCAACCGGCCGAAGTGTACAAAAAAATCGTCGTTTCTGAAGATGGAAAGTACCTGCTGGGCGCAGTGTTGATTGGTGATGCCGCTGATTACGGAAACCTGTTGCAACTGGCGTTAAATAAAATCGAATTACCTGAGCATCCGGATGCGTTGATACTTCCCGCTCGTGACGGCGCCGCGTCCGCATTGGGTGTTGATATGCTGCCAGATACCGCGGTTATCTGTAGTTGCAACAACGTCACCAAAGGCGATATTTGTCAGGCAGTGCAAGATGGTCAAGTCACTATCGGCGATGTCAAAGCCTGCACCAAAGCGGCAACCAGTTGTGGCGGTTGTGCCGCACTAACCACACAAGTGCTGAATGCTGAGCTTGAAAACTTGGGCATGGAAGTTAACACCGACCTGTGTGAGCACTTCCCTTATACGCGTCAGGAATTGCACCATATTGTACGTGTTGAGAAGATCAAAACCTTCCCAGAATTACTCAGAAAACACGGTAAAGGCTTGGGTTGCGACATTTGTAAGCCGACTGCCAGTTCGATTCTGGCCTCGGTTTGGAATGATTTCATTCTCGAAGATGAACACCGTGTGTTGCAGGATACAAACGATTACTTTCTGGGCAATATGCAAAAAGATGGCACCTACTCGATTGTTCCCCGTATCGCGGCAGGTGAAATAACCCCCGACAAACTCATCGTGTTAGGTCAGGTTGCTAAAGATTATGACCTGTACACCAAAATTACCGGTGGTCAGCGAGTTGATCTATTTGGTGCGCGTGCCGAGCAGTTGCCGGTTATATGGAAGGTGCTGATTGATGCTGGCTTCGAAACTGGGCATGCCTATGCGAAGTCGCTACGTACCGTAAAATCTTGTGTCGGCAGTACTTGGTGTCGCTACGGTGTCGATGACTCCGTTGGCTTCGCGATCGATATCGAAAACCGTTACAAAGGCATACGTGCCCCGCACAAAATTAAGATGGCGGTATCGGGTTGTACCCGTGAGTGCGCTGAAGCTCAGAGTAAAGATGTGGGAATTATCGCGACCGAAAACGGTTGGAACCTCTATGTCTGTGGCAATGGCGGCATGAAACCACGTCACGCAGACTTGTTTGCATCTGACCTCGATCGAGAAACCCTGATTCGTTATATCGATCGATTCTTGATGTTTTATGTGCGCACTGGCGAACGACTGCAACGCACATCGACATGGATGGACAATCTAGAAGGCGGGTTGGATTACCTACGAGCCGTTGTTATCGACGACAGCTTGGGGATCTGTGATGAGCTGGAGGCCGACATGCGGCATCTCGTTGATGCGTATCAATGCGAGTGGAAGAGCACCATTGAAGATGCTGATAAAGCCAAGCGATTTAATCACTTTGTGAATAGCGAAGAGACCGACAGCAATGTGGTGTTTGTTCGTGAGCGGGATCAAATACGCCCAGCAACCGATGAAGAAAAACCGGCGTTGATTGCGTCTGCATCCTAA
- the prkC_1 gene encoding Serine/threonine-protein kinase PrkC: MQHLNSNLKVSCAQLSQAGTKAVNEDSMGIRIPDNPALTHKGIVGVVADGVSASESAQEASQACVQNLLYDYYCTPDTWTVKKSILSVLNALNRWLYQQGINLPDSHQGHVTTLSLAIFKSSTAYLFHIGDSRIYRLRNGHLEQLTRDHTRQVGQRSYLARAMGLDNKVQVDFRAESLEACDLYILTTDGIHDFFPSTQWLSLIEQETDLEQVVRKFHERAIENHSNDNLTCQFIRIDKIDAPSAEETCRHLSELPFPPHLNKGQSLDGLIVIDTLHESSRSQLYLVENTNGEQFAMKTPSVNYTDDAAYIERFIMESWYGRRLRHSKIVNVVTPFESPSYLYYLMEYVPGITLEKWIQTNAHPSVNQVIRIARQLIHGVRALHRQQILHQDIKPANIMIDSNEQLQIIDFGACAASSLNELPVPFDRETALGTATYSAPETHLRQKTDSRADQFSVAVILYEMLTGHQPFRQSLESLTKVGDIKKLRYLPASDLSHNVPDWLDACLKKALSPLPDDRYQDLDEFLYDLENPNHKLVTPRHRPLADRNPVRFWQAIALIQLVVIVLLLLG, translated from the coding sequence ATGCAACATCTCAACAGCAACCTCAAGGTGAGCTGCGCGCAGCTTAGTCAGGCTGGCACTAAGGCGGTCAACGAAGACTCCATGGGGATTCGTATACCGGATAATCCCGCATTGACACACAAAGGCATTGTTGGTGTTGTGGCCGACGGTGTCAGTGCCAGTGAATCTGCACAGGAAGCCAGCCAAGCTTGCGTGCAAAACTTACTCTATGACTATTACTGCACCCCAGATACCTGGACAGTAAAAAAGTCCATCCTGAGCGTGTTGAACGCGCTGAATCGCTGGTTGTATCAACAAGGCATCAATCTGCCCGACAGCCATCAAGGCCACGTTACAACACTATCGCTGGCCATCTTTAAATCGTCGACGGCATATCTCTTCCATATTGGCGATTCAAGAATTTATCGACTACGCAATGGGCATCTCGAACAACTGACGCGCGACCATACACGCCAAGTTGGTCAGCGTAGCTATCTGGCTCGGGCAATGGGGCTAGACAATAAAGTACAGGTCGATTTTCGTGCGGAATCTCTTGAAGCCTGTGATCTCTATATCCTCACGACTGACGGTATTCACGACTTTTTTCCATCGACGCAATGGCTATCCTTGATTGAACAGGAAACTGATCTTGAGCAAGTCGTAAGAAAGTTTCATGAGCGCGCCATCGAAAACCACAGCAACGATAACCTGACTTGCCAGTTCATTCGTATCGACAAAATCGATGCCCCCAGCGCTGAGGAAACTTGCCGCCATCTAAGTGAGTTACCCTTCCCCCCACATTTGAACAAGGGACAGTCACTGGATGGTCTGATAGTCATCGATACACTGCACGAAAGCAGCCGCAGCCAACTGTATCTGGTAGAAAACACCAACGGCGAGCAGTTTGCGATGAAAACACCTTCAGTGAATTACACCGACGACGCAGCGTATATTGAACGATTTATTATGGAATCTTGGTATGGCAGACGCCTGCGCCATAGCAAAATCGTGAATGTTGTTACACCCTTCGAATCCCCCAGCTACCTCTACTATTTGATGGAATATGTACCAGGCATTACGTTGGAGAAGTGGATACAAACCAATGCGCACCCCTCAGTCAATCAGGTAATTCGTATCGCACGACAGTTAATTCATGGGGTTCGAGCTCTTCACCGCCAACAGATTCTGCATCAGGATATCAAACCCGCCAACATCATGATTGATAGCAACGAGCAGTTGCAGATTATCGACTTTGGCGCTTGTGCGGCATCCTCACTCAATGAACTCCCTGTACCTTTTGATCGCGAAACAGCCCTAGGAACCGCAACCTACTCGGCACCAGAAACCCACCTACGGCAAAAAACCGATAGCCGCGCCGATCAGTTTTCCGTTGCGGTAATCCTCTACGAAATGCTTACAGGTCACCAACCCTTTCGCCAGTCTCTCGAAAGCCTAACCAAAGTCGGCGATATCAAAAAGCTACGCTATTTACCGGCCTCTGATTTGAGCCACAATGTGCCTGACTGGCTTGATGCCTGTTTAAAAAAAGCGCTATCGCCACTGCCAGATGATCGTTATCAAGATCTTGACGAATTTCTCTATGACCTAGAGAACCCGAATCACAAGCTGGTAACGCCGCGCCATCGCCCATTGGCAGACAGAAATCCGGTGCGTTTCTGGCAGGCCATCGCACTCATCCAACTCGTTGTTATCGTGCTTCTACTGCTCGGCTAA